One genomic region from Lathamus discolor isolate bLatDis1 chromosome 21, bLatDis1.hap1, whole genome shotgun sequence encodes:
- the NR2F6 gene encoding nuclear receptor subfamily 2 group F member 6 isoform X1: protein MAMVAGGWGEPNGGGGGGEEEASPAGGGSDAEHGEEERAGAPVDCVVCGDKSSGKHYGVFTCEGCKSFFKRSIRRNLSYTCRSNRDCQIDQHHRNQCQYCRLKKCFRVGMRKEAVQRGRIPPSHSSTSPNTLPSGEYFNGQPVSELISQLLRAEPYPAARYGSQYAQQGSVMGIDNICELAARLLFSTVEWARNIPFFPELPVSDQVALLRLSWSELFVLNAAQSALPLHMAPLLAAAGFHASPMSADRVVSFMDQIRIFQDQVEKLNRLQVDSAEYSCLKAIALFTPDACGLSDPAHVESLQEKAQVALTEYVRAQYPSQPQRFGRLLLRLPALRAVPAALISQLFFMRLVGKTPIETLIRDMLLSGSTFNWPYGTGQ from the exons ATGGCCATGGTGGCCGGCGGCTGGGGCGAGCCcaacggcggcggcggcggcggggaggagGAGGCGTCCCCGGCGGGTGGCGGCAGCGACGCGGAGCACGGCGAGGAGGAGCGGGCAGGGGCGCCGGTGGACTGCGTGGTGTGCGGAGACAAGTCCAGCGGGAAGCACTACGGGGTCTTCACCTGCGAGGGCTGCAAGAGCTTCTTCAAGCGCAGCATCCGCAGGAATCTCAGCTACACCTGCAG GTCCAACCGCGACTGCCAGATCGACCAGCACCATCGCAACCAATGCCAGTACTGCCGCCTGAAGAAGTGCTTCCGCGTGGGAATGAGGAAGGAAG CCGTGCAGCGGGGCCGGATCCCccccagccactccagcaccagccccaaCACGCTGCCCAGCGGGGAGTACTTCAACGGGCAGCCAGTGTCGGAGCTCATCTCGCAGCTCCTGCGGGCTGAGCCCTACCCCGCCGCCCGCTATGGCTCGCAGTACGCGCAGCAGGGCAGCGTCATGGGCATCGACAACATCTGCGAGCTAGCCGCACGCCTCCTCTTCAGCACGGTGGAATGGGCCCGGAACATTCCCTTCTTCCCAGAGCTGCCCGTCTCCGACCAAGTGGCACTGCTGCGGCTGAGCTGGAGTGAGCTCTTTGTCCTCAACGCGGCGCAGTCGGCACTGCCGCTGCATATGGCCCCGCTGCTGGCTGCCGCTGGCTTCCACGCCTCCCCCATGTCGGCCGACCGCGTTGTCTCCTTCATGGACCAGATCCGCATCTTCCAGGATCAGGTGGAGAAGCTCAACCGGCTCCAGGTGGATTCGGCGGAATACAGCTGCCTCAAAGCCATTGCGCTCTTCACACCAG ATGCCTGTGGCCTGTCGGACCCAGCGCACGTGGAGAGCTTGCAGGAGAAGGCTCAGGTGGCCCTCACAGAGTACGTGCGGGCGCAGTACCCATCACAACCACAGCGCTTTGggcggctgctgctgcggcTCCCAGCTCTCCGCGCCGTGCCGGCCGCACTCATCTCCCAGCTCTTCTTCATGAGGCTGGTGGGGAAGACGCCCATCGAAACACTAATCAGGGACATGCTGCTGTCCGGGAGCACCTTCAACTGGCCCTATGGGACAGGGCAGTAG
- the NR2F6 gene encoding nuclear receptor subfamily 2 group F member 6 isoform X2, producing the protein MRKEAVQRGRIPPSHSSTSPNTLPSGEYFNGQPVSELISQLLRAEPYPAARYGSQYAQQGSVMGIDNICELAARLLFSTVEWARNIPFFPELPVSDQVALLRLSWSELFVLNAAQSALPLHMAPLLAAAGFHASPMSADRVVSFMDQIRIFQDQVEKLNRLQVDSAEYSCLKAIALFTPDACGLSDPAHVESLQEKAQVALTEYVRAQYPSQPQRFGRLLLRLPALRAVPAALISQLFFMRLVGKTPIETLIRDMLLSGSTFNWPYGTGQ; encoded by the exons ATGAGGAAGGAAG CCGTGCAGCGGGGCCGGATCCCccccagccactccagcaccagccccaaCACGCTGCCCAGCGGGGAGTACTTCAACGGGCAGCCAGTGTCGGAGCTCATCTCGCAGCTCCTGCGGGCTGAGCCCTACCCCGCCGCCCGCTATGGCTCGCAGTACGCGCAGCAGGGCAGCGTCATGGGCATCGACAACATCTGCGAGCTAGCCGCACGCCTCCTCTTCAGCACGGTGGAATGGGCCCGGAACATTCCCTTCTTCCCAGAGCTGCCCGTCTCCGACCAAGTGGCACTGCTGCGGCTGAGCTGGAGTGAGCTCTTTGTCCTCAACGCGGCGCAGTCGGCACTGCCGCTGCATATGGCCCCGCTGCTGGCTGCCGCTGGCTTCCACGCCTCCCCCATGTCGGCCGACCGCGTTGTCTCCTTCATGGACCAGATCCGCATCTTCCAGGATCAGGTGGAGAAGCTCAACCGGCTCCAGGTGGATTCGGCGGAATACAGCTGCCTCAAAGCCATTGCGCTCTTCACACCAG ATGCCTGTGGCCTGTCGGACCCAGCGCACGTGGAGAGCTTGCAGGAGAAGGCTCAGGTGGCCCTCACAGAGTACGTGCGGGCGCAGTACCCATCACAACCACAGCGCTTTGggcggctgctgctgcggcTCCCAGCTCTCCGCGCCGTGCCGGCCGCACTCATCTCCCAGCTCTTCTTCATGAGGCTGGTGGGGAAGACGCCCATCGAAACACTAATCAGGGACATGCTGCTGTCCGGGAGCACCTTCAACTGGCCCTATGGGACAGGGCAGTAG
- the OCLN gene encoding occludin isoform X2, with product MKTYDSPPTGYGPPTGYGPPTGYGPPTGYGSPTGDYGNGTGARSPPPGSYYVEDVPQHFYKWSSPPSVVRILEVVVILLCIAIFACVASTLAWEYGYGYGGLYGNGLGGFYGSGYYGSGLSYGYGYGSYYGGVTNPRTANGFMIAMAVLCFLAQLGLFVGSISKSRSSRSRRFYLVVIVACAVLAFLMLIASIIYVVGVNPQAQMTGSYYYNPLLTMCNQIYSSGTYLNQYLYHYCTVDPQEAVAIVCGFLIVVLLCLICFFAHKTRSKIWKYGKQNVYWDKVPVVPEGPNVEEWVKNVADGTSVQDETATLTYSEKPTSPITVLPCSPPAYSYSPQDSDQPDKGLSPSVPGEKPSRAPTRRGRRRRRHPDLEDSQYETDYTTAVESGDERDREQWESLYPPITSDSTRQRYKQEFDTDLKRYRQLRAEVDGVSDRINELSKEIDSISEDSPQYQDVAEEYNRLKDLQWSSDYQAKKLETRTLRNKLFHIKRMVKAYDKVRG from the exons ATGAAGACCTACGACAGCCCCCCCACGGGCTATGGGCCCCCCACGGGCTATGGGCCCCCCACAGGCTATGGACCCCCCACGGGCTACGGGTCCCCCACGGGAGATTATGGCAACGGCACTGGTGCCCGCTCTCCCCCACCGGGCTCCTACTACGTGGAGGATGTGCCGCAGCACTTCTACAAGTGGAGCTCGCCGCCCAGCGTGGTGCGGATCCTGGAGGTGGTAGTCATCTTGCTCTGCATCGCCATCTTCGCCTGCGTGGCCTCCACCCTGGCCTGGGAGTATGGCTATGGCTACGGGGGGCTCTATGGCAACGGCTTGGGGGGCTTCTATGGCTCCGGCTACTATGGCAGCGGATTGAGCTACGGCTACGGCTACGGGAGCTACTACGGCGGCGTTACCAACCCACGAACAGCCAACGGCTTCATGATCGCCatggctgtgctgtgcttcctGGCACAGTTGGGGCTCTTTGTGGGCAGCATCAGCAAATCCCGCAGCTCCCGCTCCCGCCGCTTCTACCTGGTGGTGATCGTGGCCTGCGCCGTGCTGGCCTTCCTCATGCTCATCGCCTCCATCATCTATGTCGTCGGCGTCAACCCCCAGGCACAGATGACCGGCAGCTACTACTACAACCCCTTGCTTACCATGTGCAACCAGATCTACAGCAGCGGCACCTACCTGAACCAGTACCTCTACCACTACTGCACTGTGGACCCCCAGGAG GCCGTGGCCATCGTCTGCGGGTTCCTCATTGTTGTCCTGCTCTGCCTCATCTGCTTCTTCGCTCACAAGACACGGAGCAAGATCTGGAAGTACGGGAAGCAAAATGTCTACTGGGACAAGGTGCCAGTGGTCCCAGAGGGTCCCAACGTGGAGGAGTGG gtgaAGAACGTGGCGGACGGGACCAGCGTGCAGGACGAGACCGCCACGCTCACTTACTCGGAGAAGCCAACGAGCCCCATCACtgtgctgccctgcagcccccctgcaTACAGCTACAGCCCCCAGGACAG TGACCAGCCGGACAAGGGGCTCAGCCCCAGCGTGCCAGGGGAgaagcccagcagagcccccaCACGCCGtgggcgccgccgccgccgccaccctGACCTGGAGGACTCCCAGTATGAGACTGACTACACCACAGCCGTGGAGTCCGGCGACGAGCGGGACCGGGAGCAGTGGGAGAG TCTCTACCCGCCCATCACCTCGGACAGCACCCGGCAGAGGTACAAGCAGGAGTTTGACACAGACCTGAAGCGCTACCGGCAGCTCCGCGCCGAGGTGGATGGTGTCAGCGACCGCATCAACGAGCTCAGCAAAGAGATCGACAGCATCTCTGAGGACAGTCCCCAGTACCAG GATGTTGCAGAGGAGTACAACAGGCTGAAGGACCTACAGTGG AGCTCCGACTACCAGGCAAAGAAGCTGGAGACCAGAACCCTCCGCAACAAACTTTTCCACATCAAGCGGATGGTGAAAGCCTATGACAAGGTGCGGGGGTAG
- the OCLN gene encoding occludin isoform X1: MKTYDSPPTGYGPPTGYGPPTGYGPPTGYGSPTGDYGNGTGARSPPPGSYYVEDVPQHFYKWSSPPSVVRILEVVVILLCIAIFACVASTLAWEYGYGYGGLYGNGLGGFYGSGYYGSGLSYGYGYGSYYGGVTNPRTANGFMIAMAVLCFLAQLGLFVGSISKSRSSRSRRFYLVVIVACAVLAFLMLIASIIYVVGVNPQAQMTGSYYYNPLLTMCNQIYSSGTYLNQYLYHYCTVDPQEAVAIVCGFLIVVLLCLICFFAHKTRSKIWKYGKQNVYWDKVPVVPEGPNVEEWVKNVADGTSVQDETATLTYSEKPTSPITVLPCSPPAYSYSPQDRLYPPGTYSTHGDQPDKGLSPSVPGEKPSRAPTRRGRRRRRHPDLEDSQYETDYTTAVESGDERDREQWESLYPPITSDSTRQRYKQEFDTDLKRYRQLRAEVDGVSDRINELSKEIDSISEDSPQYQDVAEEYNRLKDLQWSSDYQAKKLETRTLRNKLFHIKRMVKAYDKVRG; encoded by the exons ATGAAGACCTACGACAGCCCCCCCACGGGCTATGGGCCCCCCACGGGCTATGGGCCCCCCACAGGCTATGGACCCCCCACGGGCTACGGGTCCCCCACGGGAGATTATGGCAACGGCACTGGTGCCCGCTCTCCCCCACCGGGCTCCTACTACGTGGAGGATGTGCCGCAGCACTTCTACAAGTGGAGCTCGCCGCCCAGCGTGGTGCGGATCCTGGAGGTGGTAGTCATCTTGCTCTGCATCGCCATCTTCGCCTGCGTGGCCTCCACCCTGGCCTGGGAGTATGGCTATGGCTACGGGGGGCTCTATGGCAACGGCTTGGGGGGCTTCTATGGCTCCGGCTACTATGGCAGCGGATTGAGCTACGGCTACGGCTACGGGAGCTACTACGGCGGCGTTACCAACCCACGAACAGCCAACGGCTTCATGATCGCCatggctgtgctgtgcttcctGGCACAGTTGGGGCTCTTTGTGGGCAGCATCAGCAAATCCCGCAGCTCCCGCTCCCGCCGCTTCTACCTGGTGGTGATCGTGGCCTGCGCCGTGCTGGCCTTCCTCATGCTCATCGCCTCCATCATCTATGTCGTCGGCGTCAACCCCCAGGCACAGATGACCGGCAGCTACTACTACAACCCCTTGCTTACCATGTGCAACCAGATCTACAGCAGCGGCACCTACCTGAACCAGTACCTCTACCACTACTGCACTGTGGACCCCCAGGAG GCCGTGGCCATCGTCTGCGGGTTCCTCATTGTTGTCCTGCTCTGCCTCATCTGCTTCTTCGCTCACAAGACACGGAGCAAGATCTGGAAGTACGGGAAGCAAAATGTCTACTGGGACAAGGTGCCAGTGGTCCCAGAGGGTCCCAACGTGGAGGAGTGG gtgaAGAACGTGGCGGACGGGACCAGCGTGCAGGACGAGACCGCCACGCTCACTTACTCGGAGAAGCCAACGAGCCCCATCACtgtgctgccctgcagcccccctgcaTACAGCTACAGCCCCCAGGACAGGTTGTACCCCCCTGGCACCTACAGCACCCACGG TGACCAGCCGGACAAGGGGCTCAGCCCCAGCGTGCCAGGGGAgaagcccagcagagcccccaCACGCCGtgggcgccgccgccgccgccaccctGACCTGGAGGACTCCCAGTATGAGACTGACTACACCACAGCCGTGGAGTCCGGCGACGAGCGGGACCGGGAGCAGTGGGAGAG TCTCTACCCGCCCATCACCTCGGACAGCACCCGGCAGAGGTACAAGCAGGAGTTTGACACAGACCTGAAGCGCTACCGGCAGCTCCGCGCCGAGGTGGATGGTGTCAGCGACCGCATCAACGAGCTCAGCAAAGAGATCGACAGCATCTCTGAGGACAGTCCCCAGTACCAG GATGTTGCAGAGGAGTACAACAGGCTGAAGGACCTACAGTGG AGCTCCGACTACCAGGCAAAGAAGCTGGAGACCAGAACCCTCCGCAACAAACTTTTCCACATCAAGCGGATGGTGAAAGCCTATGACAAGGTGCGGGGGTAG
- the OCEL1 gene encoding occludin/ELL domain-containing protein 1, protein MHTGDPKHPKSAGSQWQRNRWQWQMPAPSPSGGCTMAPSSTASPAWLGPHSSSSSSRHGSAHPSASCRSRWGSTGMSLGVLPPPGAGTAPGAPPLRPAPRRPYSLTPLPDVLKPPAAHARRVTFKDEVVASGRPTESISSAKRWEKPGPSSVPPGLAPRPHALPDYVVRYPVIRSSQQREGYKGVFQDQLWEYTDLLWEIRSTLPRELEASSTSKAPAAQWAHWDGSRMAHVLHEYMRKKDWAFLAKQQRCEYLKQKLTHIKARIQEYDRDCAGTF, encoded by the exons ATGCACACAGGGGACCCCAAGCACCCCAAATCTGCTGGGAGCCAATGGCAGAGGAACCGG tggcAGTGGCAAATGCCAGCACCGTCACCCTCGGGGGGCTGCACCATGGCCCCCTCCTCAACAGCATCACCTGCCTGGCTGGGGCCCCActcatcatcctcatcctccCGGCACGGCTCTGCCCACCCCTCAGCCTCTTGCCGCTCCAGATGGGGAAGCACCGGGATGTCCTTGGGAGTCCTGCCACCACCGGGAGCAGGGACAGCACCGGGTGCTCCTCCCCTGCGCCCAGCACCACGGCGGCCCTACAGCCTCACCCCCCTCCCTGACGTCCTGAAGCCACCGGCAGCTCATGCCCGGCGCGTCACCTTCAAGGATGAGGTGGTGGCGTCAGGGAGACCCACAGAGAGCATCTCCTCTGCCAAGAGGTGGGAGAAGCCGGGGCCCAGCTCTGTCCCCCCTGGACTGGCTCCTCGGCCACACGCTCTCCCAGACTACGTGGT AAGGTATCCGGTAATCCGGAGCTCCCAACAGCGGGAAGGCTACAAGGGCGTCTTCCAGGATCAGCTGTGGGAATACACGGATCTGCTCTGGGAGATCCGCAGCACACTCCCCAGGGAGCTGGaagccagcagcaccagcaaggcaccagcagcacagtgggCCCATTGG GATGGGAGCAGGATGGCCCATGTCTTGCATGAGTACATGAGGAAGAAG GATTGGGCATTCCTGGCCAAGCAGCAGCGCTGCGAGTACCTAAAGCAGAAGCTGACGCACATCAAGGCGCGGATCCAGGAGTACGACCGTGACTGCGCTGGAACCTTCTGA